A genomic segment from Nicotiana sylvestris chromosome 1, ASM39365v2, whole genome shotgun sequence encodes:
- the LOC104225998 gene encoding AT-hook motif nuclear-localized protein 23-like: MAGLDLGSASHRFLPHHLQRPHDSEDDENNRNNQFSDENNNNNDISSHQQGGDVVGRRPRGRPPGSKNKPKPPVIITRESANALRAHILEVSSGHDVFESVATYARKRQRGICILSGSGTVNNVTIRQPAAAGSVVTLHGRFEILSLSGSFLPPPAPPGATSLTIYLAGGQGQVVGGNVVGALIASGPVIVIASSFTNVAYERLPLDEENESIQMQQGVSQPSGGSGSGNFADPTIGLPFLNLPLNMSPNGQLPMESGGGGGGGWNGNSANRPQY, encoded by the coding sequence ATGGCTGGTTTAGACTTAGGTTCAGCTTCTCATCGTTTTCTTCCTCATCATCTCCAAAGACCACACGATTCCGAAGATGATGAAAACAATCGGAATAATCAATTTTCCGatgagaacaacaacaacaacgatatCTCTTCTCATCAACAGGGTGGCGACGTTGTCGGACGTAGGCCAAGAGGTCGTCCACCTGGTTCGAAAAACAAGCCAAAGCCCCCAGTGATCATCACTAGAGAAAGCGCGAACGCGCTTCGCGCACATATTTTGGAAGTGAGCAGTGGGCATGATGTGTTTGAATCAGTTGCTACTTATGCAAGAAAAAGGCAAAGAGGAATTTGTATACTAAGTGGGAGCGGTACGGTTAATAACGTCACCATACGGCAACCAGCGGCTGCCGGTTCAGTGGTGACGTTACATGGTAGGTTTGAGATATTATCATTATCAGGATCTTTTTTGCCACCACCAGCACCACCAGGAGCAACTAGCTTAACTATATATTTAGCTGGTGGACAAGGTCAAGTTGTTGGTGGAAATGTTGTGGGCGCGTTAATTGCTTCTGGTCCAGTTATAGTTATTGCTTCTTCTTTCACTAATGTTGCTTATGAGAGATTGCCTTTAGATGAAGAGAATGAGTCAATTCAGATGCAACAAGGAGTGTCACAACCATCTGGTGGAAGTGGAAGTGGTAATTTTGCTGATCCAACAATTGGACTTCCTTTTCTTAATTTGCCACTGAATATGTCACCAAATGGTCAACTTCCAATGGAAagtggaggaggaggaggaggaggatggAATGGAAACTCAGCAAACAGGCCACAATATTAG